One region of Synechococcus elongatus PCC 11801 genomic DNA includes:
- a CDS encoding GNAT family N-acetyltransferase, with amino-acid sequence MTDQLKLQWCDRLGDLPREDWNAIAQPLATPFLEWDWLHDLEASGSVVAKAGWQACHLVVWRGDRLIAAAPLYLKGHSYGEFVFDQQWADLAGRLGLRYYPKLLGMTPLTPAVGYRFLIVPSEDEATLTGLMLREIDRFCENNQILSCNFLYVDPDWQPLVEAAGYSAWQHHNSVWQNHGFRTFDDYLGMFNANQRRNIKREVKSMERAGLELTCLSGDQIPRDYFPLMYRFYSDHCDKFGWWGSKYLTRDFFDRAMHNSRDRLLFVAATPEGSDRPIAMSFCVHKGDRLYGRYWGCDREIDNLHFNVCYYKPIEWAIANGIQSFDPGAGGSHKKRRGFPATPNWSLHRWYQPRFGQILGSWLRQVNDLESQEIEAINAELPFSRPDVPLS; translated from the coding sequence GTGACGGATCAGCTCAAACTCCAATGGTGCGATCGCCTCGGGGATCTGCCGCGAGAGGATTGGAATGCGATCGCGCAGCCCTTGGCCACGCCATTTCTGGAATGGGATTGGCTGCACGATTTAGAAGCTTCGGGCAGTGTTGTGGCGAAGGCCGGCTGGCAGGCTTGTCATCTCGTCGTTTGGCGGGGCGATCGCCTGATTGCTGCTGCGCCGCTTTATTTGAAAGGCCACAGCTACGGCGAATTTGTGTTTGACCAACAGTGGGCTGATCTCGCCGGTCGCTTGGGATTGCGCTACTACCCCAAGCTGCTGGGCATGACGCCGTTGACGCCAGCGGTGGGCTATCGCTTCTTGATTGTGCCTTCAGAAGATGAGGCAACGCTGACAGGCTTGATGCTGCGGGAAATTGATCGCTTCTGCGAGAACAATCAGATCCTCAGCTGCAATTTTCTCTACGTCGATCCTGACTGGCAGCCTTTAGTAGAAGCCGCAGGCTACAGCGCTTGGCAGCATCACAATTCGGTCTGGCAAAACCACGGCTTTCGAACGTTCGACGACTACCTCGGCATGTTCAATGCCAATCAGCGGCGCAATATCAAACGCGAAGTTAAATCGATGGAGCGGGCGGGGCTGGAGCTGACCTGTCTGAGTGGCGACCAAATTCCCCGCGATTACTTTCCGCTGATGTATCGCTTCTACAGCGACCACTGCGACAAGTTCGGCTGGTGGGGCAGCAAGTACCTCACGCGGGACTTCTTCGATCGCGCCATGCACAATTCACGGGATCGCCTGCTGTTTGTGGCGGCGACTCCTGAAGGCAGCGATCGCCCGATCGCCATGTCCTTCTGTGTGCATAAAGGCGATCGCCTCTACGGTCGCTACTGGGGCTGCGATCGCGAAATCGACAACCTCCACTTCAACGTCTGTTACTACAAACCGATTGAGTGGGCGATCGCCAACGGCATTCAAAGTTTCGATCCGGGGGCGGGCGGCAGCCACAAGAAACGACGCGGTTTCCCCGCTACGCCAAATTGGAGCTTGCATCGCTGGTATCAGCCCCGTTTCGGCCAAATCCTCGGCAGTTGGCTGCGACAGGTCAATGACCTCGAAAGTCAAGAAATTGAGGCCATTAACGCCGAATTGCCCTTCAGTCGCCCTGATGTTCCCCTCAGTTAA
- the metH gene encoding methionine synthase — protein MQSLFLDRLHSPERPVLVFDGGMGTTLQFQNLTAEDFGGPETEGCNEWLIRTKPEAIAIVHRQFLEAGADVIETDTFGATSIVLAEYGLEAHAYALNVEAAKLAKAIATEFSTPEKPRFVAGSMGPTTKLPSLGHIGYDEMKASFAEQARGLWDGGVDLFIVETCQDVLQIKAALNGIEEVFAEKGDRRPLMVSVTMETTGTMLVGSDVAAMLAILEPYPIDILGLNCATGPDRMVEHIKYLSEHSPFVISCIPNAGIPENVGGHAHYRLTPMELRMALHRFVEDLGVQVIGGCCGTKPEHIAQLAEVATQLQAKDRPVRRDRDHQQRQPFNYIPSAASIYGTTPYIQDNSFLIIGERLNASGSKKVRELLNEEDWDGLVAIARSQVKEGAHVLDVNVDYVGRDGERDMSELVSRLVTNVNLPLMLDSTEWQKMEAGLKKAGGKCILNSTNYEDGDERFFKVLELAKQYGAGIVVGTIDEEGMARTAEKKFAIAQRAYRDAVEFGIPAHEIFYDPLALPISTGIEEDRGNGRETIEAIRLIRENLPGVHILLGVSNISFGLNPAARIVLNSVFLHDACEAGMDGAIVSAAKILPLSKIDEKPLQVCRDLIGDRRRFENGICVYDPLTELTTLFEGVSAKEARASGPSLADLPLEERLKQHIIDGERIGLDQALATALEQYPPLEIINTFLLDGMKVVGDLFGSGQMQLPFVLQSAETMKSAVAYLEPFMDKEETNDSGKGTFLIATVKGDVHDIGKNLVDIILTNNGYKVVNIGIKQPVENIIQAYRDCNADCIAMSGLLVKSTAFMKENLATFNEEGISVPVILGGAALTPKFVYEDCQQTYKGRVIYGKDAFADLHFMDQLMAAKSKEQWDDQLGFLDEQGQPLQVAAIAAEDSEPAEPAETKSEVVIDLQRSEAVAVDIVRPTPPFWGSKILGPQEIPFAEVFSYLDRQALFVGQWQFRKPKEQSREDYDAFISEKVEPILQQWTTRILEEDLLEPQVVYGYFPCVAVGNSLQIFDPSDRDRPVARFDFPRQRSLRRLCISDFFAPEESGIRDVFPMQAVTVGHKATEFAAKLFAGDQYSDYLYFHGLAVQLAEALAEWTHARIRRELGYGSLEPDNLRDILAQRYQGSRYSFGYPACPNVADSRIQLDLLGADRIGMSMDESEQLYPEQSTTAIIAYHPVAKYFSA, from the coding sequence ATGCAAAGCCTGTTCCTCGACCGTCTGCATAGCCCTGAGCGGCCCGTGCTGGTTTTTGATGGCGGCATGGGAACCACCCTGCAGTTTCAAAACCTGACAGCTGAGGATTTTGGTGGGCCTGAAACAGAAGGCTGTAATGAGTGGTTGATTCGCACCAAGCCTGAGGCGATCGCGATAGTGCATCGCCAGTTTCTAGAAGCGGGCGCGGATGTAATCGAGACAGACACCTTTGGGGCGACCTCGATCGTGCTGGCGGAGTATGGCCTCGAAGCGCATGCCTATGCTCTGAATGTGGAGGCGGCTAAGCTTGCGAAGGCGATCGCGACGGAGTTTTCGACGCCAGAGAAACCGCGCTTTGTTGCTGGGTCAATGGGACCAACTACAAAGCTACCGTCCCTAGGGCATATCGGCTATGACGAGATGAAGGCGTCGTTTGCTGAGCAGGCGCGGGGTCTGTGGGATGGCGGCGTTGACCTCTTCATTGTCGAAACCTGTCAGGACGTGCTGCAGATCAAAGCGGCACTGAACGGCATTGAAGAAGTCTTTGCAGAAAAAGGCGATCGCCGGCCGCTGATGGTCTCAGTGACTATGGAAACCACCGGCACGATGCTGGTTGGTTCGGATGTGGCAGCGATGCTGGCGATTCTAGAGCCTTATCCGATCGATATCCTCGGGTTGAACTGTGCCACCGGCCCCGATCGCATGGTCGAGCACATTAAATATCTGAGCGAGCATTCCCCGTTTGTAATCAGCTGTATTCCCAATGCCGGGATTCCGGAGAATGTCGGTGGCCATGCGCACTATCGCCTGACGCCGATGGAATTACGGATGGCGCTGCATCGCTTTGTCGAAGATCTGGGCGTGCAAGTGATTGGTGGCTGCTGCGGCACGAAGCCTGAGCACATCGCCCAACTAGCAGAGGTGGCAACTCAACTTCAAGCCAAAGACCGTCCCGTGCGACGCGATCGCGACCATCAGCAACGGCAGCCGTTTAACTACATTCCCTCTGCGGCTTCGATCTACGGCACTACGCCCTACATTCAAGACAACTCTTTCCTGATCATTGGCGAGCGACTCAACGCTAGCGGCTCCAAAAAAGTACGGGAACTGCTGAATGAAGAGGACTGGGATGGACTAGTTGCGATCGCCCGCAGCCAAGTCAAAGAGGGAGCGCACGTTCTCGATGTCAACGTGGACTATGTCGGTCGCGATGGCGAACGTGACATGAGTGAACTGGTGTCGCGGCTCGTTACCAATGTCAATTTGCCGCTGATGCTCGACTCGACCGAGTGGCAAAAAATGGAAGCCGGCCTCAAGAAAGCAGGCGGTAAATGCATCCTCAACTCTACAAACTACGAGGATGGGGATGAGCGCTTTTTCAAAGTACTCGAGCTAGCTAAACAGTATGGGGCTGGCATTGTCGTTGGCACCATCGATGAAGAAGGGATGGCGCGAACGGCTGAGAAAAAGTTTGCGATCGCTCAGCGGGCCTATCGGGATGCTGTGGAATTTGGCATTCCCGCACACGAAATCTTCTACGATCCACTCGCTTTGCCAATCTCAACAGGGATTGAAGAGGATCGCGGCAATGGTCGCGAGACGATTGAAGCGATTCGCTTGATTCGGGAGAATCTTCCCGGTGTTCACATCCTGCTGGGTGTTTCTAATATCAGCTTTGGCCTCAATCCTGCAGCTCGAATTGTCCTCAATTCAGTCTTTCTTCACGATGCCTGTGAAGCAGGAATGGATGGCGCGATCGTTAGTGCTGCTAAAATTCTGCCCCTCAGCAAAATTGATGAGAAACCTCTGCAGGTTTGCCGTGACTTGATTGGCGATCGCCGTCGCTTTGAGAATGGAATCTGTGTTTACGACCCCCTGACGGAACTGACAACCCTGTTCGAAGGCGTCAGCGCGAAGGAAGCCCGAGCGAGTGGTCCTTCGCTAGCTGATTTGCCATTAGAAGAACGCCTCAAACAACACATCATCGACGGCGAACGGATTGGCTTAGATCAGGCATTAGCGACTGCGCTTGAGCAGTACCCACCGCTAGAAATTATCAACACCTTTTTGCTGGATGGCATGAAGGTGGTTGGCGATCTCTTTGGTAGCGGCCAAATGCAGTTGCCCTTCGTGCTGCAATCAGCTGAAACCATGAAGTCTGCTGTGGCTTACCTTGAGCCCTTCATGGATAAAGAGGAAACCAATGACTCGGGCAAAGGGACATTCTTAATCGCAACTGTTAAAGGGGATGTCCATGATATTGGCAAAAACTTAGTCGATATTATTCTGACGAACAACGGCTACAAAGTCGTCAATATTGGTATTAAACAACCGGTTGAAAATATTATTCAAGCCTATCGTGACTGCAATGCAGACTGTATTGCCATGAGTGGGCTGTTAGTGAAGTCCACCGCTTTTATGAAGGAAAACTTAGCTACCTTCAACGAGGAAGGTATTTCAGTTCCAGTCATTTTGGGCGGCGCGGCACTAACGCCAAAGTTTGTTTATGAGGATTGCCAACAGACCTATAAAGGTCGAGTCATCTATGGCAAAGATGCTTTCGCTGATCTTCATTTCATGGATCAGCTAATGGCAGCAAAGTCCAAGGAGCAATGGGATGACCAGTTGGGTTTCTTGGATGAACAGGGACAGCCTTTGCAGGTTGCCGCGATCGCTGCTGAAGACTCTGAGCCTGCTGAGCCAGCAGAGACTAAATCAGAAGTTGTGATCGATTTACAGCGATCGGAAGCTGTTGCAGTTGATATCGTTCGCCCCACACCACCGTTTTGGGGATCCAAAATCCTCGGTCCTCAAGAAATTCCCTTTGCAGAAGTCTTCAGCTACCTTGATCGCCAAGCTCTCTTTGTCGGTCAGTGGCAATTCCGTAAGCCCAAGGAGCAAAGTCGCGAGGACTACGATGCCTTTATTTCAGAAAAAGTCGAGCCGATTCTCCAGCAGTGGACGACGCGAATTCTTGAAGAAGATCTGCTAGAGCCGCAAGTGGTTTATGGTTACTTCCCTTGTGTTGCAGTCGGGAATAGCCTACAGATTTTTGACCCAAGCGATCGCGATCGTCCCGTGGCCCGTTTTGATTTTCCCCGTCAACGCAGTTTGCGGCGACTGTGCATTTCGGACTTCTTTGCACCGGAAGAGTCAGGTATTCGTGATGTCTTCCCGATGCAAGCAGTGACAGTTGGGCACAAGGCAACGGAGTTCGCAGCGAAGTTATTTGCCGGCGATCAATACAGTGACTATCTCTACTTCCATGGTTTGGCTGTGCAACTAGCTGAAGCCTTGGCGGAGTGGACCCATGCTCGTATTCGGCGCGAACTGGGTTATGGTTCGCTGGAGCCAGATAACCTGCGCGATATTTTGGCACAACGTTACCAAGGAAGTCGCTATAGTTTTGGCTATCCGGCTTGCCCAAATGTGGCAGATTCTCGGATTCAACTCGATCTTTTGGGTGCCGATCGCATTGGTATGAGCATGGATGAGAGTGAGCAACTCTATCCAGAACAATCGACCACAGCGATTATTGCCTATCACCCTGTTGCTAAATACTTCAGCGCCTAA
- a CDS encoding HupE/UreJ family protein, whose amino-acid sequence MQIQSGQPLYSIQRSLQRFSLLSVPILLVLSASPAFAHHAIGGETPTTVFEGLLAGLAHPVIGIDHFAFVIAVGLLASVTRQGVLSIAAFIVAALLGTMLHLASLNLPGVELLISASVLLFGWLLARKSMLPTWAIVGLAAIAGIFHGYAYGEAIIGAGMAPLFSYLIGFSLTQLVIAVAAWSVGRALINQSSETAITTSPLKTTGLILVGVGLSFLASELINLVLPQVA is encoded by the coding sequence ATGCAAATTCAATCTGGGCAACCATTGTATTCTATTCAGCGATCGCTCCAAAGATTCAGCCTTTTGAGTGTGCCCATCCTTTTAGTTCTGTCAGCATCGCCCGCATTTGCTCATCATGCGATTGGTGGCGAAACACCCACAACTGTTTTTGAAGGATTGCTGGCTGGCTTAGCCCACCCCGTTATTGGTATCGATCATTTTGCCTTTGTGATTGCAGTTGGTTTGCTCGCGTCAGTGACCCGCCAAGGGGTGTTAAGCATTGCTGCCTTTATTGTTGCTGCTTTATTGGGTACTATGCTTCATCTTGCCAGTCTTAATCTACCCGGCGTAGAACTCTTGATCTCCGCTTCAGTTCTACTGTTTGGCTGGTTACTAGCTCGCAAATCTATGCTTCCCACTTGGGCGATCGTAGGTTTGGCAGCGATCGCGGGTATTTTCCATGGTTATGCCTATGGTGAGGCCATTATTGGTGCCGGTATGGCTCCCTTGTTTTCCTATTTGATTGGCTTCAGTCTGACTCAGCTTGTCATTGCAGTTGCTGCTTGGTCTGTGGGTCGCGCTTTGATCAATCAGTCCTCTGAAACAGCAATAACGACGTCGCCCTTGAAAACAACAGGGCTCATTTTGGTAGGTGTTGGACTTTCTTTCCTAGCGTCTGAGCTCATTAATCTTGTGCTGCCCCAAGTAGCTTAA
- a CDS encoding RluA family pseudouridine synthase: MTPLVAWLETAASTDLGPAHYWYEAACPRSRRWLRLPRTTLAEQLAQQLMQQIEAQRLVPFEGKMFGLLIAENHQGDRFVLQAFSGSLQGKAEWPGWVPPIPGRERTRLQEELTLLELQDIRRTLQENQQHPSRAALQKAEQVWQDRLDQLKVEQQQHRLQRQQARDQAIAQLSGEALDQRLWELEQAGADDGFARSRLKQARRQALADLQEEVAALDAEWQRLRRRRRAISRALQTAMHQSATLRSFDGVEQAIASLGRLPTGTGDCCLPKLLHWAGVAGLTPLSIAEFWWGPPLGDRQAGQFYGPCRDRCQPILGHLLAGLPPASEEPTELPILYEDADLLAIVKPAGLLSVPGTRGLQQASAIQLLRQQFPDLPTYCVVHRLDQATSGVLLVARNRPTQAALFEQFRRRQVHKVYEALLEGRPNRNEGMIDLPLRPDWSRRPYQLVDRDCGRAALTHYRCIGQMGDRCRIELQPITGRTHQLRLHMAHPEGLGKPIVGDDLYGHSSDRLYLHARSIRFQHPSQLGWIELESPTPF; the protein is encoded by the coding sequence ATGACGCCCCTGGTTGCTTGGCTAGAAACTGCAGCCTCCACTGATTTGGGGCCAGCTCACTACTGGTATGAAGCGGCCTGTCCTCGGAGTCGGCGTTGGCTGCGACTGCCTCGAACTACGCTGGCAGAACAGTTGGCCCAGCAACTGATGCAGCAGATTGAAGCGCAACGGCTCGTGCCATTTGAAGGCAAGATGTTTGGCCTGCTGATTGCTGAAAATCATCAGGGCGATCGCTTTGTCTTACAGGCTTTTTCTGGCTCGCTTCAGGGCAAGGCCGAATGGCCAGGTTGGGTACCCCCGATTCCTGGGCGTGAACGCACCAGGTTACAAGAGGAATTGACCCTACTGGAGCTGCAGGATATTCGCAGGACTCTGCAGGAGAATCAGCAGCATCCCAGCCGTGCAGCACTCCAGAAGGCTGAGCAAGTGTGGCAAGACCGACTGGATCAGCTCAAAGTGGAACAGCAGCAACACCGCCTCCAGCGCCAGCAAGCGCGTGACCAAGCGATCGCCCAGCTCAGTGGTGAGGCTCTCGACCAACGCCTTTGGGAACTCGAACAGGCGGGTGCCGATGATGGGTTTGCGCGATCGCGCCTCAAGCAAGCCCGTCGCCAAGCCTTAGCAGACTTACAGGAAGAAGTTGCTGCACTGGATGCAGAGTGGCAGCGCCTTCGCCGTCGTCGTCGCGCTATCTCGCGAGCCCTGCAAACGGCGATGCATCAAAGCGCTACCCTACGCAGTTTTGACGGGGTGGAACAGGCGATCGCCAGTTTGGGGCGTCTGCCAACGGGCACCGGTGATTGTTGTCTGCCAAAACTTTTGCACTGGGCAGGTGTCGCTGGCCTCACGCCCCTCTCGATCGCAGAGTTTTGGTGGGGGCCACCCCTCGGCGATCGCCAAGCAGGACAGTTTTATGGCCCTTGTCGCGATCGCTGTCAGCCGATTCTGGGGCATTTACTCGCAGGCCTCCCGCCAGCTTCAGAGGAACCCACGGAGCTGCCGATTCTCTATGAAGATGCCGATCTCCTGGCGATTGTCAAACCGGCTGGCCTGCTGTCAGTTCCTGGCACGCGAGGACTTCAACAAGCCAGTGCGATTCAACTGCTACGGCAACAGTTTCCTGATTTGCCGACCTACTGCGTTGTGCATCGGCTTGATCAAGCGACTTCCGGTGTTCTCTTGGTTGCTCGCAATCGTCCCACGCAAGCCGCTCTGTTTGAGCAATTTCGACGGCGGCAGGTTCACAAAGTCTACGAAGCACTCTTGGAAGGGCGCCCCAATCGCAACGAGGGCATGATCGACCTACCCCTGCGACCCGACTGGAGCCGACGCCCCTACCAACTCGTCGATCGCGATTGCGGGCGCGCCGCCCTTACCCACTATCGCTGTATCGGTCAAATGGGTGATCGCTGTCGCATCGAACTGCAGCCGATTACGGGGCGTACCCATCAATTGCGGCTGCATATGGCTCACCCTGAGGGATTAGGAAAACCGATTGTGGGCGATGATCTGTACGGTCATAGTAGCGACCGCCTCTACCTACATGCGCGATCAATCCGCTTCCAACACCCCAGCCAACTCGGTTGGATTGAGCTTGAAAGTCCAACCCCTTTTTAA